A part of Emys orbicularis isolate rEmyOrb1 chromosome 13, rEmyOrb1.hap1, whole genome shotgun sequence genomic DNA contains:
- the LOC135887666 gene encoding olfactory receptor 14A16-like, producing the protein MPNQTSVTEFLLLGFYDFQELQILHFVVFLLIYLAALVGNLLIFMVIAFDHHLHTPMYFFLMNLSVLDLGSISVTVPKSMANSLMNTRSISYAGCVAQVFFLLFLLGSDFSLLTVMAYDRYVAICQPLHYDTMMNSRACVQMAGSAWISGILFSVLHTGNTFALTFCGGNMVDQFFCEIPQLLKLTCSDSYLSEVGVIVFTVCLVLGCFVFMIVSYVQIFKSVLRIPSEQGQHKAFSTCLPHLSVVSLFVCTGAFAYLKPTSSSPSALDLVVAVLYSVLPPVMNPIIYSMRNKEIKAALRRLTGCR; encoded by the coding sequence ATGCCTAACCAAACCAGCGTGaccgagttccttctcctgggattctatgattttcaggagctgcagattttgcactttgtAGTGTTTCTACTGATTTACCTGGCAGCCCTGGTGGGGAATCTTCTTATCTTCATGGTCATAGCCTTCGACCACCACCTTCACactcccatgtacttcttcctgatgaatctgtCCGTCCTAGAccttggctccatctctgtcaccgttcccaaatccatggccaactCCCTCATGAACACCAGGTCCATTTCCTATGCTGGATGTGTTGCCCAAgtatttttcctcctcttcttgcTGGGATCAGATTTTTCCCTTCTCACCGTCATGGCGTACGACCGATATgtcgccatctgccaaccactgcactacgACACAATGATGAACAGcagagcttgtgtccaaatggcaggtAGTGCCTGGATCAGTGGGATTCTCTTCTCTGTGCTACACACCGGGAACACATTTGCATTGAccttctgtggaggcaacatggtggatcagttcttctgtgaaatcccccagctgctGAAGCTCACCTGTTCTGACTCATATCTGAGTGAAGTTGGGGTTATTGTCTTTACTGTATGTTTAGTCTTAGGCTGCTTTGTTTTTATGATTGTGTCgtatgttcagatcttcaaatCAGTGCtcagaatcccctctgagcagggccagcataaagccttctccacctgccttcctcacctctctgtggtctccttgtttgtttgcactggggcctttgcctacctgaaacccacctccagctccccaTCTGCTCTGGATCTTGTGGTGGCTGTTCTTTATTCCGTATTGCCACCAGTCATGAATCCAATtatctacagcatgaggaacaaaGAGATCAAAGCTGCCCTGAGGAGACTGACTGGGTGTAGGTAA